A stretch of the Vigna radiata var. radiata cultivar VC1973A chromosome 9, Vradiata_ver6, whole genome shotgun sequence genome encodes the following:
- the LOC106773397 gene encoding uncharacterized protein LOC106773397 produces the protein MVSIVSDLAKSNLEKLINATIEQSRYICCFTCITDDFEKERENLIAKKETWEEYAIVATRKGDNIRKDVTHWQKQAKELIGEDTKMKVTCFLGWCPNCKWQYSRGKELESKTKEIRRLVERNFENVGISRDVPDIEYHSSQNYISFESRKLKFEELFNALKDDNNYMIGLQGMGGTGKTTLAKEVGKELKKSKCFNQVIDTTISNTPDMKKIQDDIAGPLGLSLKDFTESERPKKLKDRLTNGENILLILDDVWGDINFEEIGIPFKDDHNNCRILVTTRNMKICQQMECDKTIELHILPEKEGWILFQKYAGLSDNSSKSILDKGRKISKECKGLPIAIAVIARSLKGPRPLEEWDVALKSLQKSMHIHDDEDESWRKVYTCLKYSYDNMKDETAKKLFLLCSLFREDEEISEELLVRLAKGANLIEKIDEDYSYDECRKKVIVAKYKLTDSCLLLNCESGGVKMHDLVREMALLIANKEIVAVNTSKKNEMTMVEKGKNIKYLLCEGKINDLFSSKFNGSKLDILIVYMNDDGIVEVPNSFFENIPGLQVLILSNNQNKKPILSLPQSIKLLTNIKSLYLKHFSLGNSSILGNLQGLETLELVACKMYELPREIGKLVNLKLLKLNYCRFEMSNVFKVIKSCSSLEELHLVTTYDNKIFKDCHLELPNYQRFCIGEHDDWFRAKYPEWFLRNSLDVDNAMEFFSEETLKNLVQKAEILRLRGPIGVWKNLIPDIIFPEDESTSNLMEISLEDNSELTCLIDNNDSLVQESALSRLVTLKLEGMKNLKEICNGPLPSELLKYLETISLDNCNHLQGALFKSKISLCNLKDLSICYCPMLTCLFELSTTQSLLSLEKLSIVSCEQLKSIIRDENKWKDSREEIIDTHNNNKSTISIFPNLTTLLVQRCHLLHFVLPVTQKIPKLEDITIVNCDRLKYLFGRYQHEHEEEDLHQELKDVIFTSPKHVYLHILPNFVDIFKKCDESFISSKKSTSKDETKGKIESKSIKCKVLHWTHKYKNKWRTTKIPFDSKDQLRDSSLSMVNEPNANDVIAQDMRVRLENMSLNDTSKILFTLQNVTELHIERCEKVEVLFCASMLECLPYLGALHIYRCNELKQIIGEDAKNQRKPFFPRLKAVIIRECNKLKCIFPISTSEMVPMLEALLIMEASMLEEVFEGNSDEKVEIPNLKTAGFVELPSLRQKIEFLTVKHCLVRNCPKLYFSSFPQDLQHFSYSITEYFKDMNLEYSIPEALRDLKSEEIRNEEDSAIGTEVEAASFRGSELTSSQNNANQSSLAKIDEDNKHEDIVKESKERVEEEQQIVVGKASSMPISPTDFRLHTTHSPENEEEMAIPSSNLNTEPPITKDVNDGDFQGTSISVVTNSQNTNSTEATDQSIKKILTEITDDLDEDSKTTDIRSQNEMTKAKEDFSIDAKAEVLSGSDFTSSQETKKTCEDGTTSPYEKTIALSTDSESEHGEAQISVPFPVVNIELETTEDVGVGEIQEASPEKLDEITQDSSSGYTVRRELEELVSKKHLGSENLALLSNFLVKHPSLRLADDAMSERYKGFAYTCLAELLKFLQSHSVYDMLGSSHSEFVELLKDLRNCGFNKDWLDDVERLKTVL, from the exons atGGTGAGCATTGTATCTGATTTGGCAAAGTCAAATTTGGAGAAATTGATTAATGCAACAATAGAACAATCACGTTATATTTGTTGCTTCACATGCATTACTGATGACTTTGAAAAGGAAAGGGAAAATTTGATAGCAAAAAAGGAAACATGGGAAGAGTATGCTATAGTGGCAACTAGAAAAGGTGATAACATAAGAAAAGATGTCACACATTGGCAAAAGCAAGCTAAAGAACTTATTGGAGAAGACACCAAAATGAAAGTGACATGTTTCTTAGGATGGTGTCCTAACTGCAAATGGCAATATAGCAGGGGGAAGGAATTGGAAAGTAAGACAAAAGAGATCAGAAGACTTGTTGAACGCAACTTTGAAAATGTTGGAATCAGTCGTGATGTTCCTGACATCGAATATCACTCTTCTCAAAATTACATTTCTTTCGAAAGTAGAAAGTTGAAATTTGAAGAACTTTTTAATGCCTTGAAAGATGACAACAACTATATGATTGGATTGCAAGGGATGGGGGGCACAGGAAAAACAACATTAGCAAAAGAGGTGGGTAAGGAGCTTAAGAAGTCAAAATGTTTTAATCAAGTAATTGATACTACAATATCTAATACCCCTGATATGAAAAAGATTCAAGATGATATTGCAGGACCATTGGGACTGTCATTGAAGGATTTTACCGAATCAGAGAGGCCTAAAAAGTTGAAGGATAGATTAACCAATGGGGAAAACATTCTTCTAATTCTAGATGATGTGTGGGGAGATATCAATTTTGAAGAAATAGGTATTCCATTTAAGGACGACCATAACAATTGTAGAATTCTTGTAACAACCCGCAATATGAAGATATGCCAACAAATGGAATGTGACAAGACAATTGAACTTCATATCTTACCTGAGAAAGAGGGATGGATATTGTTCCAAAAGTATGCTGGTTTAAGTGATAATTCCTCTAAAAGTATTCTTGATAAAGGTCGCAAAATTTCTAAAGAGTGTAAAGGATTACCAATTGCAATTGCTGTTATTGCTCGTAGTTTAAAGGGTCCACGACCTCTGGAAGAATGGGATGTAGCCTTAAAATCCTTGCAAAAGTCCATGCACATacatgatgatgaagatgaaagtTGGAGAAAAGTGTATACATGTCTAAAGTATAGTTATGACAATATGAAGGATGAAACAGCCAAGAAATTGTTCCTTTTATGTTCTTTGTttagagaagatgaagaaatatCTGAAGAACTTTTAGTCAGACTTGCTAAAGGAGCAAATCTCATTGAGAAAATTGATGAGGATTACAGTTACGATGAATGTCGTAAGAAAGTTATTGTAGCAAAATATAAACTCACAGATTCATGTTTACTATTAAACTGTGAATCTGGAGGTGTAAAAATGCATGACTTGGTTCGTGAAATGGCTTTGTTGATAGCTAACAAGGAGATTGTGGCAGTGAATACATCTAAGAAGAATGAAATGACAATGGTAGAAAAGggaaagaatattaaatatttattatgtgaaGGAAAAATCAATGATTTGTTTTCCTCCAAGTTTAATGGATCTAAACTTGATATTCTTATTGTGTACATGAATGACGATGGTATTGTGGAAGTCCCAAATTCATTCTTTGAAAACATACCAGGGCTTCAAGTTttgattttatcaaataatcaaaataagaaaCCAATTTTATCATTGCCTCAGTCAATTAAATTGTTGACCAATATCAAATCTTTATACCTCAAACATTTCTCATTAGGTAACAGCTCGATTCTTGGAAACCTACAGGGCCTTGAGACTCTCGAGTTGGTTGCATGTAAGATGTATGAACTGCCTAGGGAGATTGGAAAACTGGTGAATCTTaaattattgaagttgaatTATTGTCGTTTTGAAATGAGCAATGTATTTAAAGTGATTAAAAGTTGttcttcattggaagagttgcATTTAGTAACcacttatgataataaaatttttaaagattGCCATCTAGAGCTTCCTAACTATCAAAGGTTTTGTATAGGGGAACATGATGATTGGTTCCGGGCCAAATACCCTGAATGGTTTTTAAGGAATTCCCTGGATGTGGATAACGCTATGGAATTTTTTTCTGAGGAAACATTGAAGAATCTAGTGCAAAAAGCAGAAATTCTTAGATTAAGGGGACCTATAGGAGTATGGAAAAATCTCATACCTGATATTATTTTTCCTGAAGATGAATCTACGAGTAATCTAATGGAGATTTCTTTGGAAGATAATTCAGAACTCACATGCCTAATTGACAATAATGATTCTCTTGTGCAAGAAAGTGCCTTATCCAGGTTGGTTACGCTTAAACTTGAAggaatgaaaaatttgaaagaaatatgCAATGGACCCCTTCCCTCTGAACTGctaaaatatttagaaacaaTCAGTCTAGATAATTGCAATCATCTTCAAGGCGCATTGTTTAAGAGCAAGATCTCCCTCTGCAATCTTAAAGACTTGTCTATCTGCTATTGTCCAATGTTGACATGTCTTTTTGAGTTGTCAACGACACAAAGCCTATTGTCGTTGGAGAAATTGTCGATAGTGTCTTGTGAACAATTGAAAAGTATAATAAGAGATGAAAACAAATGGAAAGATTCTAGAGAAGAAATAATTGATACTCATAATAATAACAAGAGTACTATTTCAATATTTCCAAATTTAACCACTCTTCTTGTCCAAAGGTGTCACCTGTTACACTTTGTACTTCCGGTTACTCAAAAAATTCCAAAACTTGAAGATATTACAATAGTCAACTGTGATCGGTTAAAATACTTATTTGGCCGATACCAACATGAGCATGAAGAGGAAGATTTACACCAAGAATTAAAAGACGTCATATTCACATCTCCAAAACATGTTTATCTACATATCTTGCCTAATTTTGtggacatttttaaaaaatgtgatgaGTCCTTCATTTCATCGAAGAAGTCAACTTCCAAAGATGAGACCAAAGGAAAAATAGAATCAAAGTCCATAAAATGTAAGGTTTTACATTGGAcccataaatataaaaacaaatggaGAACTACCAAAATTCCTTTCGATTCCAAGGATCAATTGCGAGACTCTTCTCTCTCAATG GTAAATGAGCCCAATGCAAATGATGTGATTGCACAAGACATGAGAGTGAGACTGGAAAATATGTCATTGAATGATACATCCAAGATTCTTTTTACTCTACAAAACGTTACTGAGTTACATATTGAGAGGTGTGAAAAAGTTGAAGTATTATTTTGTGCTTCTATGCTGGAATGTTTACCATATTTAGGTGCACTTCACATCTATAGATGCAATGAATTAAAGCAGATAATTGGTGAGGATGCAAAGAATCAGAGAAAGCCATTTTTCCCAAGGCTGAAAGCAGTTATCATAAGAGAATGCAACAAATTGAAATGCATCTTTCCCATTTCAACTTCCGAAATGGTACCCATGTTAGAAGCTCTGTTAATAATGGAAGCAAGTATGCTAGAGGAAGTATTCGAAGGAAACAGTGATGAAAAGGTTGAGATTCCAAATCTGAAAACTGCAGGCTTTGTTGAACTTCCAAGCCTTCGTCAGAAGATTGAATTTCTTACCGTAAAACATTGTTTGGTGAGGAATTGTCCAAAACTGTACTTCTCTTCATTCCCTCAAGATCTCCaacatttttcatattctatCACAG AATATTTCAAAGATATGAATCTCGAATACTCAATACCTGAAGCTCTTCGTGATCTTAAATCCGAAGAGATTCGCAATGAAGAAGACTCTGCAATTGGGACTGAAGTTGAAGCAGCATCATTCAGAGGGAGTGAGTTAACTTCATCACAGAACAATGCAAACCAATCTTCTCTTGCCAAGATTGATGAAGACAACAAACATGAGGATATAGtgaaagaaagcaaagaaagagTAGAGGAAGAACAACAAATTGTTGTTGGAAAAGCTTCATCAATGCCAATATCACCAACAGATTTTCGTCTACATACAACACATTCACCA GAAAACGAAGAAGAAATGGCCATACCTTCTTCAAATCTTAACACAGAGCCTCCTATAACTAAAGATGTTAATGATGGAGATTTTCAGGGAACATCTATTTCAGTGGTTACCAATTCTCAAAATACTAATTCCACAG AAGCGACAGATCAAAGTATAAAGAAGATATTAACAGAGATAACAGATGATCTTGACGAAGACTCTAAAACCACAGATATTAGGAGTCAGAATGAAATgacaaaagcaaaagaagactTTTCAATTGATGCTAAAGCTGAGGTATTATCAGGAAGTGACTTCACTTCATCGCAG GAAACAAAGAAAACTTGTGAAGATGGAACTACATCACCGTATGAGAAGACGATAGCGTTGTCAACTGATTCAGAATCA GAACATGGTGAAGCTCAAATATCTGTACCGTTTCCAGTTGTGAATATAGAACTTGAAACCACTGAAGATGTTGGTGTTGGAGAGATTCAAGAAGCTTCTCCAG AGAAACTTGATGAGATCACTCAAGATTCAAGTTCTGGTTATACTGTAAGAAGGGAGCTTGAGGAACTTGTCTCTAAGAAGCATTTGGGGTCAGAGAACTTGGCTCTGTTAAGCAATTTCCTTGTGAAGCATCCTTCTCTTCGTTTAGCAGACGATGCCATGAGTGAGAGATACAAGGGCTTTGCCTACACTTGTCTGGCTGAGCTTTTGAAGTTTCTCCAAAGCCATAGTGTGTATGATATGTTGGGGTCAAGCCACTCTGAATTTGTTGAATTGTTAAAAGATCTTCGTAATTGTGGTTTCAATAAGGATTGGTTGGATGATGTTGAAAGACTCAAGACAGTGCTTTGA